CTTATCCTCGTATAACCGTTTATATCGCGCCTGTATAAACCTTCGTAATTCGCAGCTCTGCGCTCGCGTACATatgcggagaaagagagagagagagagcgagcgcgcgaaacagtttgaatttttaatcgcGAGAAGCTCATTTGCATGATGCTCAAATTAGCCGGGGCTGAaagctaaaaaaattattcgctCGCGTGTGCGTTAAATTAAGTGAATCGGGGCTCGAAACACGCTCGTTTAATTTTGCGCGCGCATGCATTCCGACGTCTAGACCGCGAAAAATGCAGGCCCCGAAAAATGCAGGCTCTATACAAGAGGTGAaatgttttttctctcgtgaaaaaaaaaacagacgcGCCGATCTGCAAGAACAAGGAGGTGACGATAATCGGCGCCTCGCTCGAGGAGTCGGTCCGAGTGCGCTGCGAAGTCGAGGCCGACCCGGGCGAGGTCGAGTTTGTCTGGGAGTTCAACTACAGCGGCGAGAACTTCGAGGTGGCGCCGGCCAAGTTCGACGGTAACAACGGCACCCTCAGCGAGCTCGTCTACACGCCCATGTCCGAGCGCGACTACGGCACCCTCACCTGCTGGGGTAGCAACCCCATTGGCAAGCAGGCAGCCCCTTGCGTCTACCAGATAATCCCGGCCGTGAAGCCCAGTCCGCTGAGCAACTGCACGGCCAAGAGCGCCCTGAACCAGACGACCGAGCTCCTCGAGGTCGAGTGCGTCGCTGGATACGACGGCGGACTCAGGTATGCCTCGGATACCTGTATTTGATCCTGTCCGTTATAAGTCCATTATAATCCAATTGGATCGTTTCGCAGGCAAGAGTTCCGACTGGAGGTGTACGAGGTGTCGAGCGGCAAGCTCCGGCTGAACGTGTCCAGCGCGACGAGCGAGGCTCCGGTCTTCCGGATACCCATAAGCGAACTGCTGCCCACGACGCTGTTCTACCTGGTCAGCTACGCGGCCAACGCGAAAGGCCGGAGCGAGGTCTCCCTACTCGAGGACATTATGCTGGGTGACTCGGAGAAGCACACGGGTAAGTGCGCAACGCGACACCAGAGATGGAGAACTAGTCGGAGAGACGGAGACTCGTGTTGAGAGACTCTTTCCCGGATGGCTAATACGAGTGtgtcgagcttttttcgttTAGCTTCCTTCAGGCAGGGGAGTTAccgaattttcatcgaaattCGATACGTTCTTTCTCGAAAGGGCTCTAGAAATATCGAAACAGAGATCGTTATCGATTGATCGACGGATGGATAAGGAATTTATCGTTAAATTTGCATGCTCCTACAGAGGGgaattttattatcaactcTGCTCTATAATTCAACGAAACGAATTCCGGCTACGTAACTCTTGTAAATTGCTGATAGCCGTACTTTGCTCCGCGATCGATAAAAGCGCAATATATACATCAAATAAAAGTGGCACAGCGAGATTTAGGTATATACATGGAATGTATTAAGAAGCTACggcctctctctatctatctatctatctctctcgacGTTGCAGACAGCTCGGTGAGCATGGTTCCTCTGATCCTGCTGCTGGTGGGCTGCCTGATGGCCCTTGGGATCACGATAGTCTCGGTGATGCTGATGATGTACCGTCGACGCGGCAGCACCTCACCCGTCCACATCGAGCCCTACATGAAGCAGCCCATCATCACGCCTCCCGACTCGCGTAACAATTCGATGCTCGACGTAACCCACGGCGATCACACCTACTTCGTCGAGTACACCCTCAAACAGGTCACCGACTACGCCCTCAACAATCAGCCCGACATCATCCAGTCGCCCCAAGGTACGCGTCTATTAGGTACCATCAGCATTCTTTCTTATACTACATATGAATAATCTTATTCCTTTTTGCCCCCATTTTTACGCTCGATTATAATACAACTGCCATCGAGTATTCCGTTCGTTAATATTGAATCTCCGCGGAAGAGATCTGGCACGGTTATTCAGTATTCACGATAACGGTTCACGATAAGCTATACattgctatttttatttaacagTACAGAAGCTTTCGCATTCTCATATTTAAGAAAAGCTATTTCCATTTGCGCGCagattataattttattataacttgACGCACGATCTTCGACTCTGTTACACAGACCAAGAGAAAATGAAGCGCGAGCCGCAGCTGTTCCTGCCCGTCAGACCGGACACGCTCTTCGCTCCTTACGACATCCACAAACAGGGCCTCCAAACGAATCGATGTAGTGTAAGTACAGCTACAAAACgctctttcaatttttttttttttttttgttcgaatCTCACTAATACTAAACGATCGATTTTCACGCCCACAGCTGAATCCATTCTCCGCAAAATCGTGGGAGCCGATAAGCTTCAAAGCGGACCGCAACCTCATGAAAGAAATCATCATCGCCAACTCCATACCCGGACCCGAGAGCTGCGTGTAAAACACGCGGCGTCGGCCGGTCTCCCGGAGAACGGCGAACAGAATCCAAGGCCTATCACAGCATCGACTCGCATGAGATCTGGAAGAATCTCTCACGCATAATACGCACGAACATATCACGAAACGAAGAAGCGCGAGCCATCGCACGTGtcacataaaaaaaagcataatCTACTTCGACGATGTAAGCCAACGCGATTTATATCGGCGAACGAAAAGGAGagtaagagaaaaagaaaacttaGCGAATCTTATAAATAAACGATTAATTAacgacgagcgagagagagagagagagcgaatgtgcgagcgagcgagagacaaGAGTGCGCGAGCTGTATGCGAAAGGTGAGAATATTCCTCCTTCTAAAGGGGCCGACTCtcatatacgtgaatacactTATACGCATTTACATTAAAAAGTACacgcatacacatacacacgaaCATCGTCATCCGAGAAGAGGCGACTGACTGAAGCGAAACATGCGCGCTGCAGCGTTTTTCACGGACACGtaatatacacacgcgcgcgcgcgcgcgcgtacacgcgatatttattataaaagaggatgaaaaaacgaaaaataaagctaaAAAATTGTAACGAATCGTCGAGGACGGTATAAACGCGCGTTCTTCGACGGGCAAGCGCTACACACGTTCCGTGTTTACAGGTATATTTTGTGTGCCAGGAGCAGTCCTTTTGTTATTGTACATCATTGTTTTCGTCCTCGAAGACGCCCTCTCGGACTCGACGTATAGAACAAATAAGTATATAACGAAGACTTGAATGCGCGACGGGACTGTATACCGCTCACGTGCGGCGACTCCGTCGACATAAATTATGAACTGCAATATCGTGAAAATATGTacacatttttatttgcattgTTTGGTCGATTCTTTGACGGGTCtatacaataatatatatatatacgatgaatttatatacatatattgcGCGTGCTCTGGATTCTTTTGGATCGAGTTCAAATACGTACAGGGCAACGCGCGCCCTTTCTTCGTTTTACGAAACAAAGTGAAAGTCGTGTACAGTAgtgatgtttttttttgtcgtaGTTCGCTCGTTTCACTGTCGAAAAATACTACAATATAGTACGCACAGATTATTAATACACTCTGAAAACTAAATGTGAGATGGTAGATGTGGATACGTTCCTAAGTTCGTCTTTATTGAACGCGCACAATCATATCTTTCTATGAACGTTTACCGCAGCGCCCGTCAGAGGATCGAGATTCTTTTCTCAAGTTTTATTCTTGCAGCTCTGAGGAAGATATTTCTGACGTAAcgtgaaattttattatgaagTGTGAAAAACCAATTTTTTGTAAAGAAAAAGTGTATaaagcgtaaaaaattgtGAATAAATGTTCATTAAGACAGCTTTACTATAAAACTCTGGCGCGTTCTTTTATTTACTCATTCACGATTGTCATAACTGTCTAAAATGAACCTCGTACGCTCATCCCTAAACAACTATAGGACATCTCTTTTGGCAAAATATCCTCGGCAAGCAAAAGCCGCTACATGCGtacacgataaaaaaaattccccCCACTGTCAAGACAAAGTACAAAGGCCATTTGAATAATCGGTAAGAGGTTATTTTCTCGACTACTCCGCGAAAAGGATTTCTGAATATTTGCTGTCTCGAACTTCCCACGATCGGATCGCTGTTTGTCGTTGCATCTTGGCTATGAGGTTCTTTCACCTCTCGTTTTTGTCGTATACTTTGATCAGCAGCGCCATTGTGCTTTGGGCTATTATCCCTTTCTGGCACGTAATTCtacaaaaatacaactttttttacaaaGATTCGTATTTATGTTTCGCTTCACAGAAGGGTATGAAAAAGGACTTTCTCATGTGGAtgtaattcaaaatttatgttCACTTGACACACGTCCCCAGAGTAAAAAAGTCCATTTTTCGATACCCTTCAGCGTTTATTTACTTGACTATTTCTCGATGATATTTGGTCGCGTATTAATTTTAACACTTTGCACTTTTGGTGAAGAAATTCTTGGACAAAGTCACTGACGTCGCTCAGAGATAGAGCGGGAAGTAAGTTATCATAATTACTGCGGTTATCAATTTCCGATGAGTCGTCACTGCATAGGCATTCATCAGATGTCATAATATTCTtctaattattaaatttgcaAACATGATTTgagtaatttttattcaaagcTTGACACACACGTAAACTCTGAACATGGCAAAAATAactgaatcatttttttttgggTGATGATCAGATAGCTTCAAGTTGTAAGTCCCTTTAGACaattagttaaaaaaataaataaattaaaaaattttaaagttcGTAAATTaacaagtttaaataaaaaaagttaaaaatgaaatacttCACACTTTTCAAGCAGTTCCAcgcatttttcgaaaataaataaaagttgcTTCCCAAAAAAATTACCACTAAATTCTTGCAAATGTCCTAATCCAGATCCATGTGGCGAGATCATGCATACGTGGTACAAGTATAaacttttcaataataaaaaatctattGATAAACCTACAATAAAATACGTTCCCGACGAAGATAACGCTGACTGTGCTTGGtgtaaaaagagaagaaaatgaaGGCTTCTTTGAatcaaagtaaaaatatatttaagcattttttataaatcatacCTTAGCTTCTTTTACTTGCTGGTTTCTCTCATCAACTTCAACATTCACACAACATTTGAATAATATCTAATAAGTTATTTAAAGTAGGAAGCAGGACTATCAATTTTCTAGTTGACTCTTGGCTTCCTTTCTGGAGGTGGTTTCATGCCTTGCTTTTCAGTCTGATTTTCTTGCTTAACCTGTGCTGCTGAAAAAcaagaatattattaattgCTTTACAAAGCTAAACTTTTTACATAAGCTTCATACATAATGCTATCTTACTAGGTTCAGTAACAGCTTGAACAGGTCTTGGAACTGGCAGTGGATATTTTCTCGTTAATTCCCCTAGCAACATGTCAACTCTCTGACGTTGAAACAGTGTACTGGGCTCTTCTCTCACAGGAATTTCCTTCTTAGCTGCTGCAGTCTTCCCATTTTTCAAGTCCCAAGAATATCCTTTGCTAGGATGATATCTTGAGCATGCACTTGTTTCTTCAAATGCAGATTGCAAATGATGCACTGCGGATAACTATAATGAAGAATATCAAATTAGGTAAAGACCACTTCAACAATCCATGTGGATATTGATATGTAAGTCATACTCACTAATCTAGAATTAACTACTGAAGCCAGATCCGGAGCTTGATAAACAACCCCTGCGATTATATAGTAATCTGCTACTGGAGTTGCCTGTGTGGGACCATGACGATGCTGCTTACGAATCACATAAAGAATTGGCTCTTGAACGTGTAAAAGTATGTACTCAAAGCCAGTCATATTCCTGCAGAAACCTCATTataatttcacatttttcatttcacaGGCACGTGCTAACTGTGTTGTACTTACATAAGCTGCTCAGGGTTAAGCCGCTGCATTTTAACAACTTCATTGTTGCACGTTCTGTCGTAAAAGGGATTGGACCTCTCGGAAAAGTAGTCCATTATGTTGCTCGGATTGAGCATGGGTATCCAAGCACTGTCATGCCAAGATAATCCCAAGGGATTTTCTAACAATTAAAAAcatatttgaaaattcattttctcAAAAATAACGTCTAAGAGTTACCACGTTAATAATCCATCTCAAGAGGATATACATTGAGGTTATCAGCCCAACGAATCGTCATGAACCATCGATATTACCGAAACCCATGagacaaaaaaatcataattccACATACCTGGCACAGGTAGTCGTCCTGGAATCATCTCTGCAAGCTTATGTCAACGCTAGCCTCACAAAAAATCACCAAAGTCACTTTTCCACTCCAGCATCCGCTCAGTACAGAATGTAAACGTAAACACGCGTGCATGTAAACAACGCGGATGGTCGACTGACAGTAGCGCTCTGCCCTCCGTGCGGCCGGAGCAAAAACGAGATCGCGGCGCCGCCGAGTATATTTCGGCATATTTCCCGTGGGAGTTTCCAGGTACGCACCAAATACCTACTCGCGCAGCGGATATCGTGTTACGAATGAAGGAGCACAGATTCGTCGCCGCGACGTTAGCAGCAGCCGAGACGAGGAGCCACAGACGGTCGTCGTCGAGCGTCGGTGGCCTACAATTCCAGAATTCCATAACAATAGTCACTGCGTCGAGACGTTCCTGAGTCGTCGTGCgctcggtttttttttttttataaagatgACGCCACCCAAGGCTACGAGGTAAAGAGTTCCATAAGTATATACAATTGTCATCGATAAGGCGGTTTAGATATTGAAATTAGACAAATTGGTAGGGAAGTCAATTGCAGCTTATATAGGCAGTATAGTATACTGGTTAGAGCAGCTATCCATATTAATAGAATGTAACAGCGACATTTATTGGTGCAGACACGCTATTAATAAGTTATAGTGGAGCTTCAATTCATGCGCTCATCCGCGgacaaaattcaaattcgaaTGTGCACTCCGATgtgatatacatatataagtcGAAACGTTCCGCGCGAGTGCTGCTGACATCGCGTGCGCGAAAAGAAATGAGTACTTAGATACATAGAGCGCGAAATaatgagaaataaaaaaaaaggatgtAATAAGTGTCAGCGCCCGTTCAAGGCAAGAGTAGGCGAGTCATTGTGCGTTCAAGGGAAACCTTTCTCTGTCGTCTGCTCGTGCTCCAACGATATGCGTATGCACTTATAGATATTACCGCACTCTATAACTCTATACCTCTCGAATCGTGACGTCTTCTAAAAATAGCTGGCAGCTCTGGccgatatgtatatatatatatatatacgcgaatATATGCCCGTATAACAACTTCCTACTCTTGAGACTCTTTAAATCGTCGCTGCACGTGCGCGCGATGCAGCTGCTGATGCATCGGAGACGTTGGCGCTAGGAGCGTGTGTGGCAGAGAATATGCGCGATTTAAATAGCCTGTCAATATGAAGATGATAAAGTCGAATATGTGTGgcacttttttaataatatacacCGGCAAGGCGAGCTGCCCATCCCCCCAGGGGCATTCGCGATCCGGGCGCCTCGTCGTGCGCACAACTTTTTATCGCGCACGTTCGAATTATGATTTTAAGTATAGTTTTTCATTGACAGAGAGACTGTCAAACGCAAAGCTCTAAATGCCAAAGTCaaagcaaaagcaaaagcaACACCAGAGCCTTTCGGCTTACGTGAAATGGCTCGAGAACCAAGTTCGCTCCTTTCGCAAAGCTAATATTCTACTATGTAGGTCCCTGTAAGTCTTTGAATCTTCCTGtgtttttattatcattattattattattataatataggTTTGTCTTTCCTTTTATTTTCACCTTCTCCTGCCTAGAACAAATGAACCATGATTAATTATTTCACCCTAGAACAATTAGATTCTAACACTAGAAGTACGCATTGATGTTTcttttgtctctctcttttgtaTTTCATACACACTTACCCCTTTTGTAATTAATCAAGCGATTGTTTTTTAATGTACTAAAATTATGTTGATGGATTTTGCAACTACACCCAGTAGCTCTGAAGTGCCAGTCAACTTAGATATGCCCTCAGTGTTAAATTTAGAAAGTGTGTACTTCTAGGGTTTTGCATATAGATCAACAGAATTTGTAGATTTGATAGTGTTTTGAATTACCTGCTTTTTCAGAGATCTTATGAAAGATCCCCGCTATAATTTAGTTCCACTTCACAAGCGGCCTGATTTAATACAACAATGCTGCAAGCTGCTAAACTCTGAATGGAAACGGAGTGAAACTGCACGGTATGTTAGTGAGAAAGGTAAAATTTGCTCGagcatttttaactttttttttccagtttATTTTGCTTCCATATGCATTCTTTCATTGCATCATGCACTCTGCACATCTACTACTTCATGCTTTGCCTCACATCAATCAAGAAATAgcattcatttattattttttaaaagtaagaACGTAATTTATGTAAACAAAAAGTTATCATCATTAATTAGTTATGTTTCATCCACAGGTTGAAGAGCCTTATCGTGTCCTGTGATGGGCTTCCTGCTTGccttttattaatatttgatAATGATGTTCTGGGACACTGCAAAGTTTCACTGGTTCACGGTACCATTGACAGTGTAATCATAGAATCATGTAAGAAAACTTAGTTGCGACattgaatacaaaaattagATTGTTTTTAATATGTCATATATTATTTCAGTTGTGATTGACCCTGCCTACCGAGCTAAGGGATATGgatctttatttttaggaTCCATAGAAGAGTATATGGTTGAAAATTATgacattaaaaatatttatctaaTGACCAAAGGCCAAGAAggattttatttgaaaaatggGTACACTGTCTGTGAACCTTCTGAACAATTAAATAACCGATACAGAGATTTGGGTTCTGATCCATATGA
The sequence above is drawn from the Nasonia vitripennis strain AsymCx chromosome 4, Nvit_psr_1.1, whole genome shotgun sequence genome and encodes:
- the LOC100115412 gene encoding mediator of RNA polymerase II transcription subunit 6 isoform X1; its protein translation is MIPGRLPVPENPLGLSWHDSAWIPMLNPSNIMDYFSERSNPFYDRTCNNEVVKMQRLNPEQLMNMTGFEYILLHVQEPILYVIRKQHRHGPTQATPVADYYIIAGVVYQAPDLASVVNSRLLSAVHHLQSAFEETSACSRYHPSKGYSWDLKNGKTAAAKKEIPVREEPSTLFQRQRVDMLLGELTRKYPLPVPRPVQAVTEPTAQVKQENQTEKQGMKPPPERKPRVN
- the LOC100680415 gene encoding uncharacterized protein LOC100680415 isoform X3; amino-acid sequence: MPKSKQKQKQHQSLSAYVKWLENQVRSFRKANILLCRSLLKSLIVSCDGLPACLLLIFDNDVLGHCKVSLVHGTIDSVIIESFVIDPAYRAKGYGSLFLGSIEEYMVENYDIKNIYLMTKGQEGFYLKNGYTVCEPSEQLNNRYRDLGSDPYDSGDEENLKDTKSTAKDTVDNAFKQREKNLLGTGTKPKTKSFVDNSSKLNDIQFVETGTIPKIRSIFEKDSNFKAKDIKSTGPPPPPMPNLKKTSVPICLTISTRTFMKKTLQA
- the LOC100680415 gene encoding N-alpha-acetyltransferase 80 isoform X2, encoding MTPPKATRDLMKDPRYNLVPLHKRPDLIQQCCKLLNSEWKRSETARLKSLIVSCDGLPACLLLIFDNDVLGHCKVSLVHGTIDSVIIESFVIDPAYRAKGYGSLFLGSIEEYMVENYDIKNIYLMTKGQEGFYLKNGYTVCEPSEQLNNRYRDLGSDPYDSGDEENLKDTKSTAKDTVDNAFKQREKNLLGTGTKPKTKSFVDNSSKLNDIQFVETGTIPKIRSIFEKDSNFKAKDIKSTGPPPPPMPNLKKTSVPICLTISTRTFMKKTLQA
- the LOC100115412 gene encoding mediator of RNA polymerase II transcription subunit 6 isoform X2, which gives rise to MIPGRLPVPENPLGLSWHDSAWIPMLNPSNIMDYFSERSNPFYDRTCNNEVVKMQRLNPEQLMNMTGFEYILLHVQEPILYVIRKQHRHGPTQATPVADYYIIAGVVYQAPDLASVVNSRLLSAVHHLQSAFEETSACSRYHPSKGYSWDLKNGKTAAAKKEIPVREEPSTLFQRQRVDMLLGELTRKYPLPVPRPVQAVTEPTQVKQENQTEKQGMKPPPERKPRVN
- the LOC100680415 gene encoding uncharacterized protein LOC100680415 isoform X1, translated to MPKSKQKQKQHQSLSAYVKWLENQVRSFRKANILLCRSLDLMKDPRYNLVPLHKRPDLIQQCCKLLNSEWKRSETARLKSLIVSCDGLPACLLLIFDNDVLGHCKVSLVHGTIDSVIIESFVIDPAYRAKGYGSLFLGSIEEYMVENYDIKNIYLMTKGQEGFYLKNGYTVCEPSEQLNNRYRDLGSDPYDSGDEENLKDTKSTAKDTVDNAFKQREKNLLGTGTKPKTKSFVDNSSKLNDIQFVETGTIPKIRSIFEKDSNFKAKDIKSTGPPPPPMPNLKKTSVPICLTISTRTFMKKTLQA
- the LOC100680415 gene encoding N-alpha-acetyltransferase 80 isoform X4, whose protein sequence is MKDPRYNLVPLHKRPDLIQQCCKLLNSEWKRSETARLKSLIVSCDGLPACLLLIFDNDVLGHCKVSLVHGTIDSVIIESFVIDPAYRAKGYGSLFLGSIEEYMVENYDIKNIYLMTKGQEGFYLKNGYTVCEPSEQLNNRYRDLGSDPYDSGDEENLKDTKSTAKDTVDNAFKQREKNLLGTGTKPKTKSFVDNSSKLNDIQFVETGTIPKIRSIFEKDSNFKAKDIKSTGPPPPPMPNLKKTSVPICLTISTRTFMKKTLQA